TCATGCCATTACCAACTGTATCTGCTTCAAGTCCTGCATTTGCTCCATCTAAATATTGGCGTGGACCTGTATGGATGGACCAAGCATTATTCGGTGTTGAAGGATTATCACGTTACGGTTACTACACAGACGCAAAACGATTAAGTGCAAAATTAATCGATAACGCAGATGGTTTAACTGGAGACAAATCTATCCGTGAAAACTACAACCCATTAACAGGAGAAGGATTACATACTGCAAACTTCAGTTGGTCTGCTGCAGCCTTCTACACTTTATATCAAAATAACTTATTCAAATAAGAATAAAAAAGAGGTTGGGAGATTACTCCCAGCCTCTTTCTTTTTTTTTGATTATTTACCAATATAGCTACGCATTGCCTCTTTTATCGGTAAATAGTAATGATATAATTTCAATCCCTTATCTTGATTGTTGTAATTCCCATCTAATTCAAATTCTATTTCTGTATATCCTACTTCTTTTTCTGAAGGTAAAATCAAAGCAATTTGTGTTTTGCTCTCATTTCCTAGTTTTTCAAAATAATTTTTTAGTAAAAAATAATATGAAATCTGTTTATAATCAATTCCTACTTTGTTCTTATAATATTTGGAATCAAAAATATACCGAATACCTCGATTTTCATCTTCAAAATAGTGATCAATTTCTAAGCGATGGTTTTTACTATCACTTGTTTTAGGATGTCTACAATCTGGATAAAATGTTTTCTGTTCTTCGAATAGTCTATGTTTTCCATCAAACCTTAATTGGTCATCTATGATTTGATCAAAAGATTTTAATTGATGATGGACTAATTTTTCCCAAATTTTATCAAAATGATGAATTTTTAACAAAATGTCTCCAGATGTGTTTCCTTCTGTCTTAAAGTAATTAATCAGTGCATCTATCAATTGTAAATGAATATCTTTAAACATAGTTTGCCGTAAATCATATAAACAGTTCAGAACATAACCTTTATTAGAAAATTCTTGTGGATTGAATGCATATTCGATAGGTTCTATTGAAAATAAAAAATTTAATTTTTGTGATACATCATTAATTACATAAGCCATACAACGAGTAATAAATGTATCATATGGATTCTGTTTTTCAATTTTTAGAGGCATATACATCCATTGTCCTTGATATTCTAAAGGAGTAACTGATTGGATAGTTTTACGCCAATTTATTTTTCCATAGTATCCATCTTTCAATTGCTTTTTCTCTTCATAATATAATCCAAATTGCTTGTAATAATTATAGACAGTCGCAAAAGCAGAAAGTGGAAAATTATTTTGAGAATTCGATAAATCCTTCAATCCATTTTGAGCAGCTTTAATAATGGTGGCTAATAATAACTGAAAATCTTCTTTAGAAAATTCATTCTCTAAATTTTCTTGATAAAAATGTTTAGGAAAACTAATTAAAATATGATTTTCTTTCAAAATAAAACCGACAAAATTAATATACTTTTTTTGATTCCACATTCTAATATCTTCTTCTTGATAAGATTGAATATCATTAAAAAATTCTTGCTCTATTTTCGAAGAAATTTCAGATCCATCTAGTACGATAGTGACATTTATTTTCTTATTCATTTTCTTCTATCTCATCGTCCATATTATAGGATACGTCTTTTGTAGAATGCATATTTTTCTCTAAACACCCCTTGAATTCTTCACTATAAATATCATAATGATTTTTCGCAGTTGCTTTCTGATATAAATCCCCAAAACTCTTAATGTTTTCATTGAATAAGCGTTTTTCTGTATGATAGCTAGCTTTTTCTACATCATGATACAAGTAGTACAAAACTTTATCTTTATAAGTTTCAAAATTCTTACTATCTTTGATAGTATATAAGACTTTTGATTCTTCTAACAACGGATCAATCGTCATTGCGTCTTTTGCATCATAGTTCTTCATGAAAAATTGACCTAACTGCTTATCTTCTGATAATTGCAATCCCTTATCATCCACAATATAGTCATTCACAGTTTTGACAAAATCATTCCATTCCATTGTTTCTGTATCAGAATATGGTAATGAAAATTGATTTTTGTTGGAATCGATTGTGGTAGGGACATATTTCATTAAGAATCGACGTTTGAATGCAGTATCCATCACAAATACATTTTGATCACTTGTATTCATTGTACCAATTAGATATAAATTCCCTGGAATATAAATTTTAGATTGATATTTATTCCAAGGATGAGATTTCCCTAGCTCTCTTTGTAAATAATTGGATAATTGAAGATGATTAATTGGGTATTCACTTTCTCCTTGCCCATTGCGATCTAAAAGTTGGAAAATATCCCCAAACACACTTGCGCAATTTGCTCGACTCATTTCTTCCAAAATTAAAAACACTGGTTCATCTGGATGGCGATATGCATATACTATTGCTTGAGTAAATGATCCTGGATTAAAAATGTATTCCAATTGTCCTTCTTCATTTACTGTTGGCATAATTTGACCTACAAAATCACTATATCCATATTCTGGATGGAAAGTAGTTCGAAAGACATCTTGGATGTATTTTTGAATTCCATAAGATTTCCCAGTTCCAGGTGCTCCATAAAAAATAAGATTAGAACCTATATTATCATCTATAGAAGTGTTTTGATTAGAATCAAAAGTAAGATATTTAGAATACGTCTTACTATTACCCATAATTTTAAAAATTGTATCGCTATCTTTATCACTCTTTAAAAGAATTACATATAGATTATTTTTATAGTTGAAAAAAAATAGTACATCTCCTATGTTTGCTTGATTTCTAAGTTCCAAAAAGTCTTTACCATCCTTCTTTATCTTAGACAAGCCTAATTGATCTTTATCTTTTTTAGGAAAAATCCAAACATTAGTAATTGATTCAATAAATGTATTATCTTTTTCTACAAATAAATTTAATACGATATCTTTTTCTTCGCCGCTGGGAAAAATAATTCCATATAATTTTAAGATATGATCTATATCTTCCTCTTCTAAAGAATGACATAATTCATTACTTAAAAAAAATTTTTTTCCTAGTTTATCGACAAAATATTTCTTAAAGAAATTCCTAGAGTCTCCAGTAACAGCTATATGTGCAGTCGAACCTTTAGTCCCTTCTTCTTTATTATTGAAAACAACATCTGCATTACTTAATTTCTTTACATATATAGATTGAAATCCTTCTTTTTTAAATTGAGGATACCTATCTATGATAGTTTCTATCAAAATATTTTCAATTTCCACAATAATCCCCCGTTCTGTTTGTATTAATTGTAACATAATATATTTATTATTGCCGGAAATAATCCGGATGTGGTATATTTATCATATTAATTTTGAAAGGAATCGAAATATTATTATGATTAATGTAGCTACAGTGTTCAGTGGTATTGGTGCGATAGAATGTGCTTTAAAAAGAATGAATATTCCTCACAAAATTATCTTTGCATGTGATAATGGAGAAAGAGAATTAAATATCTCGTATGAAGAAATTTCTAGGCAACTTCAAAATCGAAATAATGAATACGATATACAAACATTTATAAATAAAATTTATGATCAAACAGGAAAAAGAAACTATGTTCAAGAATCATATCAAGCTAATTATAATATAGACCCTAATAAATTTTTCCAAGATATAAGGTTTGTAGATGGGACTAATTATAGAAACAAAATAGATTTATTTGTTGGAGGTAGCCCTTGCCAAAGTTTTTCTATTAGTGGAAAAAGAGCTGGATTAGATGATGCTAGAGGTACACTATTTTATGACTTTGCTCGTCTAGTAAAAGAAATACAACCAAAGGTATTTATATATGAGAATGTTCCAGGAATGTTGAATCATGATAAGGGAAATACTTTTAAACATATAAGCGAAATATTTGATGATCTTAATTATAATTGGAGATTTCAAATTCTAAATTCTAAAGATTATGGTATTCCTCAAAATAGAAAACGTCTATTTATTGTAGGTTTTAGAAATGATTTAGATCTTGATATTTTTCAATTTCCAACACCAATAAAACTTAATTGTACTGTTAAACATTTTTTAGAAGATAATGTAGATCATAAGTATTTCCATGGAGAAAAAGGATTTAAATGGATCACTAAGGATGAAAGTTTAAAAAAACGTGTCAGTATTAATTCTGATATATGTAGAACCCAAGCAGCAAATCAACAATTTAATTGGTGCGGAGAAATGGTATTTAAACCTATAGAACTTGAACCATGGGCGTACGAAGATGATAGAGTATATGTAGGAAAATTTAATAATATTGAAGGAGTGGCGAGAAAGCTTACACCGAGAGAATGCTTACGCTTAATGGGATATGACGATAATTTTAAAATTGTTGTTCCAGATAAACAAATTTATCGTCAAGCTGGTAATTCTATTGTAGTAAATGTTTTAGAGCATATACTACAAAGTATTATAGCCACTAATGTTTTTAAAGGAGATTTATAAATGTTGAAATTAGCAACTGTATTTAGTGGCATAGGGGCAATAGAATGGGCTTTAAAGAGACTAAATATAGATCATAAAATTGTGTTTGCATGCGATAATGGTGAAATTGACTTAGATTTTGAAAACATAGATTTCAAAAATATATCTAACAAAGCCGAATATATTCAAAATCTCTATGAACGAAGCCGTAAAACAAATTTTGTAAAAAAAACTTATATGGCTAATTATAATATAGATAACGATAATTTTTTATATGATGTCCGATTTATAGATGGATACCAATATAGAGGACAGGTTGATTTATTTGTTGGGGGTAGCCCATGTCAAAGTTTTTCAATAATGGGATATCAAAAAGGATTAGATGATACAAGAGGTACATTATTCTATGATTTTGCACGCCTCGTAAAAGAAATACAACCAAAAGTATTTATATATGAAAATGTACAAGGTCTATTAAAACATGATAAAGGTAATACATGGGAAATTATTAAAAAAACTTTTGAATCATTAGGATATAAAATTTCATATCAACTACTTGACTCTAAAGATTATGATATTCCTCAAACAAGAAGAAGAATTTTTGTCATAGGTTTCCTTGATCATAGTACCAATTTTTCATTTCCAAAACCAAAAAAATTAAATTATACTATGCAAGATTTCCTAGAAAGTAATGTAAAAGAAGGATATTTAAAATCCATTAATGGTAATCTATCACTTGAGAATATTCCAGGTATTGTTGATGAAAAATACTTTTTATCTGAAAAGGTAACAAAACATGTACTATCTACAGGAACCAAAGGATACTATACAAAACCCGAAACAGACTTATCTATTGCTAGACCTTTGTTATCTACTATGCATAAAATGCATAGAGCAGGCGTAGATAATTATGTAACAGAAAATGGTAAATTAAGAAGATTGACACCTAGGGAATGTTTACGTTTAATGGGATATGACGATACTTTTAAAATCGTAGTATCTGACACACAGATGTATAAACAGGCTGGAAATTCAATAGTTGTAGATGTGATGATGGAAATAATTAAAAATATTATGATAGCTTATCCTCAAATTTTTGAATAAAATTCATAAAAAAAAGACATTGATAATTAATCAATGTCTTTTTTATTATTTTTTTCTTCTAAACACTCTTTGAATTCTTTACTATAAATATCATAATGATTTTTCGCAGTTGCTTTCTGGTACAAATCTCCAAAACTTTTAATATTTTCATTGAATAAGCGTTTTTCTGTATGATAACTAGCTTTTTCTACATCATGATATAAGTAGTACAAAACTTTATCTTTATAAGTTTCAAAATTCTTTGCAAAATATGGAGTACTTTCTTCTTGAATAGAATCATCATTTCCTTTTTGATTCTTCCCTTTCATGAAAAATTGACCTAACTGTTTATCTTCTGATAATTGCAATCCCTTATCATCCACGATATAGTCATTCACAGTTTTAACAAAATCATTCCATTCCATTGTTTCCGTATCAGAATATGGTAATGAAAATTGATTTTTGTTGGAATCAATTGTAGTAGGAACATATTTCATTAAGAATCGACGTTTGAATGCAGTATCCATCACAAATACATTTTGATCACTTGTATTCATTGTACCAATTAAGTATAAATTTCTTGGAATATAAATTTTAGATTGATATTTATCCCAAGAATGAAACTCCCTTAACTTTTCATGTAAATAATTAGATAGTTGGAAATGGTTAATTGGGTATTCACTTTCTCCTTGCTCATCGCGATCCAAAAGTTGGAAAATATCCCCAAACACACTTGCGCAATTTGCTCGACTCATTTCTTCCAAAATTAAAAATACTGGTTCATCTGAATGAATATAAGCATATACTATTGCTTGAGTAAATGATCCTGGATTAAAGATATATTCTAATTGTCCTTTTTCATTTACTGCTGGCATAATTTGACCTACAAAATCACTATATCCATATTCTGGATGGAAAGTAGTTCGAAAGACATTCTTGGATGTATTTTTGAATTCCATAAGATTTCCCAGTTCCAGGTGCTCCATAAAAAATAAGATTATTCCCTACTATATTTCCGTATTGTACAGTTTTATTATTTGCTTCATAATTTATGTTTAAAGGACTTTCTATTTTTCTTTTTTGTTCATCATTAAAATATTCATGAACGTCTGTATCAATATTCATTAATAAGTATTGCTTATTTTCCCATTTAATAACATTATTATTTGCTTGACAATTAATCCATAAAGAATATTGATATTTTCTTTTTATCTCTTCATGTAACTCATTTATATCATTGTCCTCTAATATATAATTACCATCTCCGTTTTTGATAATTTTTCCATTTTGCACTTGATAAATATTATCTATAAATGCCAAATTATCATTTGCCCTTATAAATTTTAAAATGTATTCATTATCTGATATATTTTCTATATTTTCATCAAATCCATCTGAAATATATAAACTTATACTCCCATTTATTTTTTGTTCAAACAATTCTTGTATAGATAATGATGTAGAGTAAAAATTTCTATTTCTATCTAAACTTTTACATATCTGATATGCTGTTTTGGTAGTTATATTATTGAATTTAACAGTCAATTCATAGCTATTCATCAAATTACTAATTAAAGGAGTTTTTTCTGAAATATTCTCTCCATATTTTATTTTTAAAATTATTGATCTAGATCCTTTATCAATTCTATATTTATTAAACCAAGAAACTAAGTTTTTATAACTTATTTTCCAAACTTCTGCAAAATTCATAATATTTCCTCACTTTGCCTATACTTTGTTCTAAAGTATTAAATTATACAATCATTGATTCTCTCATTACTTTATTATTACATATTAAAAACGGTCCGACAAAGGTACTTCTCTACTTGTATATTTTTTTTCAAAAAGGTAAACTGTTGAACAGATGAATAGAAAGGATTAAAAACATGAAGTGTACATTCACAGCGAAAAGTTTTGCCCAAGTCGCAACATTAGAACTTGAGCCAAACGAAAAAGTCATGATTGAACCAAGTACAGCGTTAATGTGGGACCAACACATTACATTAGAAGGAAAAATGAATAGTAATGGGAAACATGGATTAAAAGGTGTGATGTCTTCTTTAGGACGTCATTTCACATCGGGTGAATCTTTCTTCATGACCTACGCCAAGGCAGATAGCCAAGGAGGAGCTATTTCTGTCGCTCCTGCATCCATTGGTTGTATTCGTCAATTAATCTGCGATGATACTCATCAATACCGTTTAAATACCGGTACTTTTTTAGCTTCAGATGGAGATGTACATTACAACATGAAACGCCAAGAGTTATCTAAAGCGATTTTAGGAAATACAGGTGGATTATTTGTAATGGAAACCGAAGGAACAGGTCAATTATTGATTAGTGGATTTGGTGATATTTTAGAATTAGAATTAAACGATGATTCTTTAGTGATTGATAATGAACATGTTTTAGCTTGGGATCGTAGTTTAGATTATGAAGTGGAAATCGCCTCTGGTGCTTTAGGATTTAAAACTTCAGAAGGATTAGTTAACCATTTCAAAGGGACAGGGAAAATCTATATTCAAACAAGAAATATGGAACATTTCGCAGAAACACTCCCAAAGCATTTAAGTTCCGACGATTAGTCGATGAAATTGGAGATACTGTAGGCGACATCGCATCGGACATTCTTTCATAAAAAAAGAACCGAAAGCAAATTGCTTTCGGTTTTTCTTATTGTGCAATCGCTTCAATAATTGGCGTATCTCCTCCGGTCATCATAATGACACGACGAGAAGTCCATTCTGGATGCAAAATAATTTCTGCTAGAGTCATTGCGACATCTGGGATTGAATTTTTATATTGAGTCGTGTTGGTATATTCAGTTGTAATTTTTCCAGTGTATGGAGTTTCTGTTAATCCTGTTGGTTGTAAGATAGTATAATTCAAATTCGTACTATCCATTAAATAATGATCTGCAAAAAACTTAGCGATATTAAACTCTTCTAAATCCGCTGATTTCAAAGGTTCTTCTTGCCATTTTTCTGGCTGTAAAACATACATTGAACTTAGTAATACAAAGCGATTTACTCCACTTTTTTCCGCTGCTTGCATTGCTTTTACAGCACCAAAAGCATCGATGCGTAATAAATCTTTTCCTCTAGAACCTGCTGTAAATAAAATGGAATCCATTCCTTGGAATTTTTCCGCCAATTCATTAACAGAAGCTTGTGCTAAATCAAGAGCAATGGGTGTAATATTTTCATGTTTTGGTAAGCGATCAAGTGCTCTTCCTCCTGCATAAACTTCTACACCACGTTCTGCTAAATCTAAAGCCGCTTGAGAACCTACTCTACCTGTAGCTCCAACGATAAATACTTTTTTTACCATAATAAATCTCTCCCTTTATTTATTTTCCAAAATAGCCATCACTTTTTCTGCTACTACAGCTCCTGAAGCAGGATTTTGACCAGTTACTAAACGACCATCTGCGATAGCAAAAGGTAACCAGTTTCCTGCTTGTTCGTAGTGAGCTCCACGTTTTACTAATTCATCTTCAGTTAAATAAGGAACTAAACGATCTAATTGAACTTCTTTTTCTTCTGAATTAGAAAATCCAGTTACCATTTTATCAGCAATAAAATAGCTACCATCGCCTTCTTTTAGATTTAAAATTCCTGCGGCTCCATGACAAACTGAGCTAATAATTCCTCCTTGGTGGTAAATATCCATCGCGATTTGTTGCAAGGCTTCATTTTCTGGGAAATCCCAAATCACTCCATGTCCTCCTGTATAATAAATAACATCATAATCGCTAGCATCAATTACATCGACAGATAATGTATTTCCTAAACGATTCATGAAAGATTGATTTTGATAGTATTTCCAATCTAATGGGGTCATCATATCTGCAGTTAAAGAATGAGGATCAATCGGTGTATATCCACCCTTTGGACTAACAAAATCTACTTGATAGCCTTTTTCTTCTACGGCATGAACAAAATGAACGGCTTCTCCTAACCATAAACCGGTAGCACGATCGATGTCTACCCCTTGATATTTGGCAATATTGGTAACAAC
The sequence above is a segment of the Catellicoccus marimammalium M35/04/3 genome. Coding sequences within it:
- a CDS encoding LlaJI family restriction endonuclease, with amino-acid sequence MNKKINVTIVLDGSEISSKIEQEFFNDIQSYQEEDIRMWNQKKYINFVGFILKENHILISFPKHFYQENLENEFSKEDFQLLLATIIKAAQNGLKDLSNSQNNFPLSAFATVYNYYKQFGLYYEEKKQLKDGYYGKINWRKTIQSVTPLEYQGQWMYMPLKIEKQNPYDTFITRCMAYVINDVSQKLNFLFSIEPIEYAFNPQEFSNKGYVLNCLYDLRQTMFKDIHLQLIDALINYFKTEGNTSGDILLKIHHFDKIWEKLVHHQLKSFDQIIDDQLRFDGKHRLFEEQKTFYPDCRHPKTSDSKNHRLEIDHYFEDENRGIRYIFDSKYYKNKVGIDYKQISYYFLLKNYFEKLGNESKTQIALILPSEKEVGYTEIEFELDGNYNNQDKGLKLYHYYLPIKEAMRSYIGK
- a CDS encoding AAA family ATPase, which produces MEFKNTSKNVFRTTFHPEYGYSDFVGQIMPAVNEKGQLEYIFNPGSFTQAIVYAYIHSDEPVFLILEEMSRANCASVFGDIFQLLDRDEQGESEYPINHFQLSNYLHEKLREFHSWDKYQSKIYIPRNLYLIGTMNTSDQNVFVMDTAFKRRFLMKYVPTTIDSNKNQFSLPYSDTETMEWNDFVKTVNDYIVDDKGLQLSEDKQLGQFFMKGKNQKGNDDSIQEESTPYFAKNFETYKDKVLYYLYHDVEKASYHTEKRLFNENIKSFGDLYQKATAKNHYDIYSKEFKECLEEKNNKKDID
- a CDS encoding type 1 glutamine amidotransferase domain-containing protein — encoded protein: MKKMLVVVTNIAKYQGVDIDRATGLWLGEAVHFVHAVEEKGYQVDFVSPKGGYTPIDPHSLTADMMTPLDWKYYQNQSFMNRLGNTLSVDVIDASDYDVIYYTGGHGVIWDFPENEALQQIAMDIYHQGGIISSVCHGAAGILNLKEGDGSYFIADKMVTGFSNSEEKEVQLDRLVPYLTEDELVKRGAHYEQAGNWLPFAIADGRLVTGQNPASGAVVAEKVMAILENK
- a CDS encoding McrB family protein, whose amino-acid sequence is MLQLIQTERGIIVEIENILIETIIDRYPQFKKEGFQSIYVKKLSNADVVFNNKEEGTKGSTAHIAVTGDSRNFFKKYFVDKLGKKFFLSNELCHSLEEEDIDHILKLYGIIFPSGEEKDIVLNLFVEKDNTFIESITNVWIFPKKDKDQLGLSKIKKDGKDFLELRNQANIGDVLFFFNYKNNLYVILLKSDKDSDTIFKIMGNSKTYSKYLTFDSNQNTSIDDNIGSNLIFYGAPGTGKSYGIQKYIQDVFRTTFHPEYGYSDFVGQIMPTVNEEGQLEYIFNPGSFTQAIVYAYRHPDEPVFLILEEMSRANCASVFGDIFQLLDRNGQGESEYPINHLQLSNYLQRELGKSHPWNKYQSKIYIPGNLYLIGTMNTSDQNVFVMDTAFKRRFLMKYVPTTIDSNKNQFSLPYSDTETMEWNDFVKTVNDYIVDDKGLQLSEDKQLGQFFMKNYDAKDAMTIDPLLEESKVLYTIKDSKNFETYKDKVLYYLYHDVEKASYHTEKRLFNENIKSFGDLYQKATAKNHYDIYSEEFKGCLEKNMHSTKDVSYNMDDEIEENE
- a CDS encoding DNA cytosine methyltransferase codes for the protein MINVATVFSGIGAIECALKRMNIPHKIIFACDNGERELNISYEEISRQLQNRNNEYDIQTFINKIYDQTGKRNYVQESYQANYNIDPNKFFQDIRFVDGTNYRNKIDLFVGGSPCQSFSISGKRAGLDDARGTLFYDFARLVKEIQPKVFIYENVPGMLNHDKGNTFKHISEIFDDLNYNWRFQILNSKDYGIPQNRKRLFIVGFRNDLDLDIFQFPTPIKLNCTVKHFLEDNVDHKYFHGEKGFKWITKDESLKKRVSINSDICRTQAANQQFNWCGEMVFKPIELEPWAYEDDRVYVGKFNNIEGVARKLTPRECLRLMGYDDNFKIVVPDKQIYRQAGNSIVVNVLEHILQSIIATNVFKGDL
- a CDS encoding SDR family oxidoreductase is translated as MVKKVFIVGATGRVGSQAALDLAERGVEVYAGGRALDRLPKHENITPIALDLAQASVNELAEKFQGMDSILFTAGSRGKDLLRIDAFGAVKAMQAAEKSGVNRFVLLSSMYVLQPEKWQEEPLKSADLEEFNIAKFFADHYLMDSTNLNYTILQPTGLTETPYTGKITTEYTNTTQYKNSIPDVAMTLAEIILHPEWTSRRVIMMTGGDTPIIEAIAQ
- a CDS encoding TIGR00266 family protein, translated to MKCTFTAKSFAQVATLELEPNEKVMIEPSTALMWDQHITLEGKMNSNGKHGLKGVMSSLGRHFTSGESFFMTYAKADSQGGAISVAPASIGCIRQLICDDTHQYRLNTGTFLASDGDVHYNMKRQELSKAILGNTGGLFVMETEGTGQLLISGFGDILELELNDDSLVIDNEHVLAWDRSLDYEVEIASGALGFKTSEGLVNHFKGTGKIYIQTRNMEHFAETLPKHLSSDD
- a CDS encoding DNA cytosine methyltransferase, coding for MLKLATVFSGIGAIEWALKRLNIDHKIVFACDNGEIDLDFENIDFKNISNKAEYIQNLYERSRKTNFVKKTYMANYNIDNDNFLYDVRFIDGYQYRGQVDLFVGGSPCQSFSIMGYQKGLDDTRGTLFYDFARLVKEIQPKVFIYENVQGLLKHDKGNTWEIIKKTFESLGYKISYQLLDSKDYDIPQTRRRIFVIGFLDHSTNFSFPKPKKLNYTMQDFLESNVKEGYLKSINGNLSLENIPGIVDEKYFLSEKVTKHVLSTGTKGYYTKPETDLSIARPLLSTMHKMHRAGVDNYVTENGKLRRLTPRECLRLMGYDDTFKIVVSDTQMYKQAGNSIVVDVMMEIIKNIMIAYPQIFE